One window from the genome of Jeotgalibaca sp. MA1X17-3 encodes:
- the rpsT gene encoding 30S ribosomal protein S20: MPNIDSAIKRVRTSEKTNLLNNAQKSAMRTAIKKFEDAVAEGADNSVELFKAASKAIDTAASKGLIHNNKASRDKSRLAKKLVK; this comes from the coding sequence ATGCCAAATATCGATTCAGCAATTAAACGTGTTCGTACAAGCGAAAAAACAAACCTATTGAATAACGCTCAAAAGAGCGCTATGCGTACTGCAATCAAAAAGTTTGAAGACGCAGTAGCAGAAGGTGCAGATAATAGCGTAGAGTTATTCAAAGCAGCTTCAAAAGCTATTGACACAGCAGCATCTAAAGGATTAATCCACAACAACAAAGCATCTCGTGATAAATCTCGTCTAGCTAAGAAATTAGTTAAATAA
- a CDS encoding aspartate-semialdehyde dehydrogenase: MKRYKVAIVGASGAVGQKMIEFLEDSKIPVEELKLLASARSAGKEIIFQNQKIVIEETTENSFTGMDFVFFSAGGSITKKYASFAIKSGAIVIDNTSAYRMDEKTPLVVPEVNPGALAQNEGLIANPNCSTIQMVVALEPIRRQYGLSRIIVSTYQAVSGAGLQALEKLEQQLKSSVPVDPKEKHSMIAGNTIPQIDVFGEEGYTLEEWKMINETKKIMQMPELNISATCVRIPVKYGHSESIYVEVDQEGVSVADMKDVLRNAPGVILQDDPAQQDYPTALETEGKKGVFVGRVRKDPDHSRGFHMWVVSDNLVKGAAWNSIQIAETILEKNS, from the coding sequence ATGAAAAGATATAAGGTAGCTATTGTGGGAGCATCTGGAGCCGTTGGGCAAAAGATGATTGAATTTTTAGAAGATTCAAAAATCCCTGTAGAAGAATTAAAATTACTAGCATCTGCCCGTTCAGCTGGTAAAGAAATTATTTTTCAAAATCAGAAAATAGTGATTGAAGAAACCACTGAAAATAGTTTTACAGGAATGGACTTCGTTTTTTTTAGTGCAGGAGGGTCTATTACAAAAAAATATGCCTCATTTGCCATAAAAAGTGGGGCAATCGTTATTGATAATACAAGTGCCTATCGAATGGATGAGAAAACGCCATTGGTCGTTCCAGAAGTAAATCCAGGTGCACTAGCCCAAAATGAGGGCCTCATTGCTAACCCGAATTGTTCTACAATCCAGATGGTAGTAGCCTTAGAACCCATTCGTAGACAGTATGGATTATCTCGTATTATCGTTTCAACATATCAAGCTGTTAGTGGAGCAGGTCTGCAAGCATTGGAAAAGCTAGAACAACAACTAAAAAGTTCTGTTCCAGTAGATCCTAAAGAAAAGCACTCCATGATTGCTGGAAATACAATTCCACAAATTGATGTATTTGGTGAAGAAGGATATACATTAGAAGAGTGGAAAATGATCAATGAAACGAAAAAGATTATGCAGATGCCTGAATTAAATATATCAGCAACCTGCGTACGGATTCCCGTTAAGTATGGACATTCGGAATCTATCTATGTAGAAGTAGATCAAGAAGGTGTAAGTGTGGCAGATATGAAAGATGTGTTAAGAAATGCACCAGGAGTGATCCTTCAAGATGATCCAGCTCAACAAGATTATCCAACAGCATTAGAGACAGAAGGGAAAAAAGGTGTCTTTGTAGGTAGGGTTAGAAAAGATCCGGATCATTCTCGTGGGTTCCATATGTGGGTTGTATCGGATAACCTTGTAAAGGGAGCAGCTTGGAACTCTATCCAAATTGCAGAGACAATTTTAGAAAAAAATAGTTGA
- a CDS encoding DNA internalization-related competence protein ComEC/Rec2: MKKAKNRQVLIKLLGENKGYYLLSVLSTIPLVLLILSPKNLYAWGLFIIFMIRIIRFKKKSLLFFSIVIMVITGFLTKSYIGNNYTQLSMDTPSMEIIIDPNHLKINENLLSGAGKVQTGNFTYEKIVFYYPIRSPQEEKQFLQLKKSSILHANVVLKVPEKARNLYQFDYQDYLFYKGIHWSVQVKEIKSIENHDMFLNKTSEIRMNFLQLLHNKIPNGKLLQYIQAMLFNQVNGIETEVMDSYRKIGVIHLFSISGMHIQFLITYLKRMLLFLGITRETINPFLLLGVILYGFLTGGSVGIFRAICINSILLVGEIFKRKIDPKDAFAFTMLFTIWFNPYLLFSISFQLSYALSGVLYMIAPRLKEIHTFKLLQVGILACIMTIVSFPFLSYHFFEINGLSMFVNILFSYFFSGYLFPVFWLVTLLAIVPFSSGVLFWISIPLQKVLEITERFSEKLAEVQWSLFVTGRKSFFYYLVVCILIVVFLILFEQKKSLFVPIALGFVSFFIFHFITTLNPVGKIVTLDVGQGDAVLFIPPFHQKTVLIDTGGRVIFGESEDDKKDFLLSHDKKLVSALKALGIRELDAVILTHNDFDHTGSLPFLSQEIQINHLYFPSGSENEGILDRFLLEGKNLKTNLHPVGTTDKIIHGVLNFEVLWPNKVGKGENNDSVVLLSKIGGLVWLFTGDLEAKGEETLLRMYPNLSCDVLKIGHHGSNTSTTEKFLKQLNPSTAIISSGKNNRYGHPHPDVLERLVERDTHIFRTDQQGAIHFVYKGNQKNWLHVLQ, translated from the coding sequence ATGAAAAAGGCGAAAAATAGGCAAGTACTAATAAAACTGTTAGGAGAGAATAAAGGGTATTATCTTCTATCTGTTTTAAGTACGATCCCCCTCGTACTATTAATTCTTTCCCCAAAGAATTTATATGCTTGGGGGTTATTTATAATTTTTATGATTCGAATCATACGATTTAAAAAGAAATCATTACTCTTTTTTTCCATAGTAATTATGGTTATAACAGGGTTCCTGACGAAGAGTTACATAGGAAACAACTACACCCAGTTGTCTATGGACACTCCTTCCATGGAAATAATAATTGATCCCAATCATTTAAAAATTAATGAAAATCTTTTATCAGGTGCTGGGAAAGTACAAACGGGGAACTTTACCTATGAAAAAATTGTTTTCTATTATCCGATTCGTTCCCCTCAAGAAGAAAAGCAGTTTTTACAACTGAAAAAGAGTAGTATTCTTCATGCAAATGTAGTGTTAAAGGTACCAGAGAAAGCTAGAAATCTGTATCAGTTTGATTATCAAGATTATTTATTTTATAAAGGAATCCACTGGAGTGTCCAAGTAAAAGAAATCAAGTCTATCGAAAACCATGATATGTTTTTAAATAAAACATCTGAAATACGCATGAATTTTTTGCAATTACTACATAATAAAATTCCAAATGGAAAACTACTTCAATATATACAAGCCATGCTATTCAACCAAGTAAATGGAATAGAAACAGAAGTGATGGATTCTTATCGAAAAATTGGAGTGATTCATCTTTTTTCAATTTCAGGAATGCATATTCAATTTTTGATAACCTATTTGAAACGAATGCTTCTCTTTTTAGGAATTACACGAGAGACAATCAATCCTTTCCTCCTGTTAGGGGTTATTTTGTATGGTTTTTTAACAGGAGGAAGTGTCGGTATTTTTAGAGCCATCTGTATCAATAGCATTCTCTTAGTGGGTGAAATATTCAAAAGAAAGATTGATCCTAAAGATGCCTTTGCATTCACGATGTTATTCACAATCTGGTTCAATCCTTATCTTCTCTTCAGTATCTCATTTCAATTAAGTTACGCTTTATCTGGAGTGCTATATATGATTGCCCCTCGACTAAAGGAAATTCATACGTTCAAGCTTCTTCAAGTGGGGATTCTTGCATGTATTATGACGATTGTTTCTTTCCCTTTTCTTAGTTATCACTTTTTTGAAATCAATGGATTGAGTATGTTTGTAAATATTTTATTTTCTTATTTCTTTTCTGGATATCTTTTCCCAGTTTTTTGGTTAGTAACCCTGCTTGCAATTGTTCCCTTTTCTTCTGGAGTCCTCTTTTGGATAAGTATTCCTCTTCAAAAAGTACTAGAAATTACAGAACGGTTTAGTGAAAAACTAGCGGAAGTTCAATGGTCTTTGTTTGTTACCGGTAGAAAAAGCTTTTTTTATTATCTAGTAGTTTGTATATTAATTGTTGTTTTTTTGATTCTTTTTGAGCAGAAGAAAAGTTTGTTTGTTCCGATTGCGCTTGGATTTGTTTCTTTTTTTATTTTTCACTTTATAACAACGTTAAATCCTGTTGGAAAAATTGTCACTCTGGATGTTGGCCAAGGGGATGCTGTTTTATTTATTCCTCCTTTTCACCAAAAAACGGTTTTAATTGATACGGGTGGGAGAGTAATCTTTGGTGAATCTGAAGATGACAAAAAAGATTTTCTTTTATCACATGACAAAAAATTAGTGTCTGCATTGAAAGCATTGGGGATTCGTGAACTAGATGCAGTCATCTTAACGCATAATGATTTTGATCATACAGGATCTTTACCGTTTCTTTCTCAGGAAATTCAAATTAATCATCTTTATTTTCCTTCTGGTTCAGAAAATGAAGGGATTTTAGATCGTTTTTTATTAGAGGGAAAGAATTTAAAGACCAATTTACATCCTGTAGGGACTACTGATAAAATTATTCATGGGGTATTAAATTTCGAAGTTCTTTGGCCAAATAAAGTTGGAAAAGGGGAGAATAATGATTCGGTTGTTTTGTTATCAAAAATAGGAGGCTTGGTTTGGCTATTTACTGGTGATTTAGAGGCGAAAGGAGAAGAGACTCTTCTACGGATGTATCCTAATCTATCTTGTGATGTACTTAAAATTGGACACCACGGCAGCAATACTTCCACTACAGAAAAATTTTTGAAACAATTAAATCCATCCACTGCAATTATTTCATCAGGTAAAAATAATCGATATGGGCATCCTCATCCTGATGTGTTAGAAAGGTTAGTAGAAAGAGATACACATATATTTCGCACAGACCAACAAGGAGCCATTCATTTTGTTTATAAAGGCAATCAAAAAAACTGGTTACATGTGTTACAATAA
- the uvrB gene encoding excinuclease ABC subunit UvrB: MMENQFELISQYKPDGDQPVAIQDLVEGLNEKTRAQTLLGATGTGKTFTIANVIQEVNKPTLVVAHNKTLAGQLYGELKEFFPNNAVEYFVSYYDYYQPEAYVPSSDTYIEKESSVNDEIDKLRHSATSALLERRDVIVVASVSCIYGLVNPVDYKDHVLSIRQNMKMERNDLLRKLVDMQFERNDIDFQRGRFRVRGDVVEIFLASRDSEAIRVEFFGDEIERIREVDVLTGEIKNDVEHFPIFPATHFIANEEQTLHAVDTIREELKKQLTLLRSEDKLIEAQRLEQRTNYDMEMLLEMGYCNGIENYSRHMDGRSPGESPYTLLDFFPDDYLTVIDESHITMSQIRGMHNGDRARKERLIEYGFRLPSALDNRPLRLDEFEERVNQIIYISATPGPYEYEDSTRMAQQIIRPTGLLDPILEVRPIKGQIDDLISEINIRTEKNERVFITTLTKKMSEDLTDYLREVGIKVKYLHSDIKTLERTEIIRDLRLGEFDVLIGINLLREGLDVPEVSLVAILDADKEGFLRSERSLIQTIGRAARNEHGRVIMYADRITDSMEKAIGETDRRRSIQEEYNEKHGITPKTIIKEVRDLIRITHAAEGIPEDAKLSEVYKHMTMEQRRASLDQMNLEMRQAAKDLNFEKAAEIRDLVLELKAEYKGL, encoded by the coding sequence ATGATGGAAAATCAATTTGAATTAATTTCGCAATATAAACCCGACGGAGATCAACCAGTCGCGATTCAAGACTTAGTAGAAGGATTAAATGAGAAAACAAGAGCACAGACACTTCTTGGAGCAACAGGTACCGGAAAAACCTTTACAATTGCAAATGTTATTCAAGAGGTAAATAAACCAACTCTTGTAGTTGCCCACAATAAAACGCTAGCTGGTCAATTGTATGGTGAACTAAAAGAATTTTTCCCTAACAATGCTGTGGAATATTTTGTGAGCTACTATGACTATTATCAGCCAGAAGCTTATGTACCATCCAGTGATACCTATATTGAAAAAGAATCTAGTGTTAATGATGAAATTGATAAATTGAGACACTCGGCAACGAGTGCCTTACTAGAACGTCGCGATGTAATTGTAGTTGCATCTGTGTCGTGTATCTATGGATTAGTTAACCCGGTAGATTATAAAGACCACGTTTTATCGATTCGTCAGAATATGAAAATGGAACGGAACGACTTACTACGCAAACTAGTCGATATGCAATTTGAGAGAAATGATATTGATTTTCAACGAGGAAGATTTCGGGTACGTGGCGATGTAGTAGAAATATTTTTAGCGTCCCGTGATAGTGAAGCGATTCGAGTCGAATTTTTTGGCGATGAGATTGAACGAATCCGCGAAGTAGATGTTTTAACAGGTGAAATTAAAAATGACGTGGAACATTTCCCTATTTTCCCAGCTACTCACTTTATTGCAAACGAAGAACAAACTTTACATGCGGTTGACACAATTCGTGAAGAGTTAAAAAAACAGTTAACTCTCCTTCGAAGTGAAGATAAGTTGATTGAAGCACAACGATTAGAACAGCGAACAAACTATGATATGGAAATGTTGCTAGAGATGGGTTATTGTAATGGGATTGAAAACTATTCCCGGCATATGGATGGTCGAAGTCCAGGTGAATCACCTTATACGTTGTTGGATTTTTTCCCTGATGATTATTTAACCGTTATTGATGAGTCACACATCACCATGTCTCAGATTAGAGGAATGCATAATGGAGACCGTGCTCGTAAAGAACGTCTGATTGAATATGGATTCCGATTGCCATCTGCTTTGGACAACCGGCCTTTGCGATTGGATGAATTTGAAGAGCGTGTAAATCAAATTATTTATATTTCTGCCACTCCAGGTCCTTATGAGTATGAGGATAGCACACGAATGGCTCAACAGATTATTCGTCCAACCGGGCTATTGGATCCAATTTTAGAAGTTCGTCCGATTAAGGGTCAGATTGATGACTTAATTAGTGAGATTAATATTCGCACCGAGAAAAATGAACGAGTATTTATAACAACGTTAACGAAAAAAATGTCAGAAGATTTAACAGACTACTTAAGAGAAGTTGGAATCAAAGTTAAGTACCTTCATAGTGATATTAAGACGCTAGAGAGAACAGAAATTATAAGAGATTTACGATTAGGTGAATTTGATGTTTTAATAGGAATTAACCTTTTAAGAGAAGGGCTAGATGTACCAGAAGTTTCTCTAGTAGCTATTTTAGACGCAGATAAAGAAGGGTTCCTGAGAAGTGAACGCTCTTTAATCCAGACGATTGGGCGAGCAGCTCGAAATGAGCATGGAAGAGTGATTATGTATGCGGATCGTATAACTGATTCCATGGAAAAAGCAATTGGAGAAACAGACCGTAGACGAAGCATCCAGGAAGAGTATAATGAAAAACATGGGATAACACCTAAAACCATTATCAAAGAAGTTCGTGATTTAATTCGAATTACTCATGCAGCAGAAGGTATTCCAGAAGACGCAAAACTTTCTGAAGTTTATAAACATATGACAATGGAACAAAGAAGAGCCTCACTTGATCAAATGAACCTAGAGATGCGTCAAGCTGCAAAAGATTTAAACTTTGAAAAAGCAGCTGAAATTAGAGATTTAGTTCTAGAATTGAAAGCAGAATATAAAGGTTTATAA
- a CDS encoding ribonuclease J, translating into MSNIKIIPLGGVRESGKNMYVVEVDELIFVLDCGLQYPESEMLGIDVVIPDFTYLEQNKNRIAGIFLTHGHEDAVGALPYFLENIDAPVFGTELTIELAKLSVENTGLHPGYDNYHVINEKAEIEFENVVVKFFRTTHSIPDSVGISIQTTDGAIIYTGDFKFDQSATSMYQTDFAKIAEIGSGNVLALLSDSSDAESDVENVSDLKVAEEMIDTLHNANGRVIISAVASNIMRIQQAFDAAHQTKRKVFLTGPKLVQIVDTAIKLGKLVLPSKDVIVTEKELERYRDDELVILETGLSGEPIESLQRMSTQKHRQVNIKEGDLVYITTTPSTMMETTVAKTKNMLYRAGATVKEISDTFQSSGHATPNDLKLMINLLKPKYFIPVQGEYRLLAAHADLANQVGIPYKNIFIPGKGDVIEYSKDRMRVSGQVPAGNVLIDGIGVGDIGSIVLRDRKLLSEDGIFIAVVTISRRQSKILSGPEIISRGFVYMKASEDLIEESQKLVTKVVQDNLEDKDFEWSKLKQEIRETLSRYLFEKTKRRPVILPIIMEASSYGKK; encoded by the coding sequence ATGAGTAATATTAAAATTATTCCCTTAGGGGGAGTAAGGGAAAGCGGCAAAAATATGTATGTCGTGGAAGTAGATGAGTTAATTTTTGTTTTAGATTGTGGATTACAGTATCCAGAAAGTGAAATGCTGGGTATAGATGTTGTGATTCCTGATTTTACTTATTTAGAACAGAATAAGAATCGAATTGCAGGGATTTTTCTAACACATGGTCATGAAGATGCTGTTGGAGCATTGCCATACTTTTTAGAAAATATTGATGCACCTGTTTTTGGTACGGAACTTACGATTGAACTTGCAAAATTATCAGTAGAAAATACTGGATTACATCCAGGATATGATAACTATCATGTTATTAACGAAAAAGCAGAAATTGAATTTGAAAATGTCGTAGTGAAGTTTTTCCGTACGACTCACTCCATCCCGGACTCTGTAGGAATCAGTATTCAAACAACAGATGGGGCAATCATTTACACGGGCGATTTTAAATTTGATCAAAGTGCTACTTCCATGTATCAAACCGATTTTGCTAAAATCGCAGAAATTGGAAGCGGAAATGTTTTGGCATTGTTAAGCGATTCAAGTGATGCGGAATCTGATGTTGAAAATGTAAGTGATTTGAAAGTTGCAGAGGAAATGATTGACACACTTCATAACGCAAATGGGCGAGTAATTATTTCTGCCGTAGCTAGTAATATTATGCGGATTCAACAAGCATTTGATGCAGCTCACCAAACAAAAAGAAAAGTATTTTTAACGGGTCCCAAACTAGTTCAAATTGTAGATACAGCAATCAAATTAGGGAAATTAGTTCTTCCTTCTAAAGACGTGATTGTAACGGAAAAAGAATTAGAGCGTTATCGTGATGATGAACTAGTTATTTTAGAAACAGGACTGAGTGGAGAGCCGATCGAATCCTTACAGCGTATGTCTACTCAAAAACATCGTCAAGTAAATATTAAGGAAGGTGACTTGGTATATATTACGACTACACCTTCTACAATGATGGAAACGACCGTAGCAAAAACTAAAAATATGCTATACCGCGCAGGCGCAACAGTAAAAGAAATATCAGATACATTCCAATCGTCGGGACATGCTACTCCGAATGATTTAAAGTTAATGATTAATCTTTTAAAACCAAAATACTTTATTCCTGTTCAAGGAGAATATCGTCTACTAGCGGCTCATGCTGATTTAGCTAATCAAGTAGGGATTCCTTACAAAAATATATTCATTCCTGGTAAAGGAGATGTAATTGAATATAGCAAAGATCGCATGCGTGTATCGGGTCAGGTACCTGCTGGGAATGTGTTGATTGATGGAATTGGTGTCGGTGATATTGGTAGTATTGTGTTACGAGATCGGAAACTTCTTTCAGAAGACGGTATATTTATAGCTGTCGTAACAATATCTAGACGTCAAAGTAAAATCTTGTCCGGTCCAGAAATCATTTCACGTGGTTTTGTGTATATGAAAGCAAGTGAGGATTTGATTGAGGAAAGTCAAAAATTAGTAACGAAAGTAGTCCAAGATAATTTAGAAGATAAAGATTTTGAATGGTCTAAATTAAAACAAGAAATAAGAGAAACGTTAAGCCGATATCTCTTTGAAAAAACGAAACGTAGACCAGTTATTCTTCCAATCATTATGGAAGCATCTAGTTACGGAAAAAAATAA
- the holA gene encoding DNA polymerase III subunit delta: MRNYATEIAKMKKGEFSPVYLFLGKESYFNQEARETLLNFSMEEADKELNVGIYNMEEVPLGSALEDAESMPFFGERRLVIVENPYFLTGEKNKSNLDHDLEWLEGYLNHPSESTILVFFAPYEKLDNRKKISKTLKKKAMTVDVSALDSNETRKFLNGFIKNQGYQMERNTLQFFFEKIEDNLSRGMQELEKLFLAALEDKNITRKMVQDLVAHTLEQNIFELVTYVLKKDTERAIDIYRDLLLQKEEPIKINAILLGQFRLLLQVKVLAKLGYQQPDMAKVLKVHPYRVKLANQQVRNLSETILQNAYTGLVETERNLKTGAGLREVQFEMFMLKYAEI; encoded by the coding sequence ATGAGGAATTATGCAACAGAAATAGCAAAAATGAAAAAGGGTGAATTCAGCCCTGTTTATCTTTTCCTTGGAAAAGAAAGTTACTTTAACCAAGAAGCAAGAGAAACGTTACTGAACTTTTCCATGGAAGAAGCAGATAAAGAGTTGAATGTAGGAATTTACAATATGGAAGAGGTTCCTTTAGGCAGTGCTTTAGAAGATGCAGAGTCTATGCCTTTTTTTGGAGAACGTAGATTAGTAATTGTGGAGAATCCCTATTTTCTTACTGGAGAAAAAAATAAAAGTAATCTGGATCATGATTTGGAATGGTTAGAAGGGTACTTAAATCATCCTTCTGAATCAACTATACTTGTTTTTTTTGCTCCTTATGAGAAGTTAGACAACCGAAAAAAAATTAGTAAGACACTTAAGAAGAAAGCGATGACAGTAGACGTATCGGCGTTAGACTCGAATGAAACGCGTAAGTTTTTAAATGGCTTTATCAAAAACCAAGGATACCAAATGGAAAGAAACACCTTGCAATTCTTTTTTGAGAAAATCGAAGATAATCTCTCTAGAGGGATGCAAGAATTAGAGAAACTGTTTTTAGCAGCTCTTGAAGATAAAAATATCACGAGAAAAATGGTTCAGGATTTAGTAGCACACACATTAGAACAAAATATTTTTGAGTTAGTAACCTATGTACTAAAAAAAGATACGGAACGTGCGATAGATATTTATCGAGATTTGCTCCTTCAAAAAGAAGAGCCTATTAAAATAAATGCGATATTGTTAGGACAATTCCGTTTGCTTTTACAAGTAAAGGTACTTGCTAAATTGGGTTACCAGCAACCAGATATGGCAAAAGTTCTCAAGGTCCATCCTTATAGAGTAAAGTTAGCAAACCAACAAGTAAGGAATTTATCCGAAACCATTCTTCAAAATGCTTATACAGGCCTTGTCGAAACAGAACGGAATCTAAAAACAGGTGCTGGTTTGAGAGAAGTTCAATTTGAGATGTTTATGTTAAAGTATGCAGAAATCTAA
- the rpsO gene encoding 30S ribosomal protein S15 produces the protein MAMSKERKNEIITEYAIHEGDTGSPEVQIAVLTEEINHLNEHARTHKKDHHSYRGLMKKVGHRRNLLAYLRNKDVVRYRDLIQKLGLRR, from the coding sequence ATGGCAATGTCAAAAGAACGTAAAAACGAAATTATTACAGAGTATGCTATTCATGAAGGAGACACTGGTTCTCCAGAAGTACAAATTGCTGTACTAACGGAAGAAATCAATCACTTGAATGAACACGCACGTACACACAAAAAGGATCACCACTCTTACCGTGGTTTGATGAAAAAAGTAGGTCACCGTCGTAACTTGTTAGCATATTTGCGTAACAAAGACGTCGTTCGTTACCGCGATTTGATTCAAAAATTAGGTCTACGTCGTTAA
- the pnp gene encoding polyribonucleotide nucleotidyltransferase, with protein sequence MTEKKVFQMDWAGRPLQVEIGQMAKQANGAVLVRYGDTVVLSAAVGSKEPKDTNFFPLTINYEEKMYAVGKIPGGFIKREGRPSEHATLTARLIDRPIRPMFADGFRNEVQVTNVVMSVDQECTPEMSAMLGSSLSISVSDIPFAGPIAGVHVGRVDGEFILNPTPEQKEKSDIELTVAGTKDAINMVESSAQVVGEEDMLAALMFGHDAVKELCAFQEKIIAEIGKEKMEVTLLSNDAELVSIAEENFSEKMKTAILTKDKKERNDHIDAVKTEILDFFTEKYMESEDFVKIIKEVKQITEDIEKNQVRRLITEDKIRPDFRKVDEIRSLDSQVGLLPRVHGSGLFTRGQTQAISACTLAPLGEHQILDGLGLEEGKRFIHHYNFPQYSVGSTGRAMSPGRREIGHGALGERALKQVIPDEETFPYTIRLVADVLESNGSSSQASICAGSLALMDAGVPIKAHVAGIAMGLVKDGEDYAILTDIQGMEDHLGDMDFKVAGTSEGITALQMDIKIQGITKEILEEALIQARKARLEILEHLNSVLSEPKTELSAYAPKIEMIKIKPEKIKVVIGKGGDTINGIIEETGVKIDIDQDGNVSIASSDKTMIEKAKKIIEELTHDVKAGEVYEGTVKRVEKFGAFVEITKGKDGLVHISELANERVREVEDVVAVGDKVQVKVLEIDKQGRINLSRKALLSKVEKTENSK encoded by the coding sequence ATGACAGAGAAAAAAGTATTCCAAATGGATTGGGCAGGACGTCCATTGCAAGTAGAAATAGGCCAAATGGCTAAACAAGCTAATGGTGCTGTTTTAGTTAGATATGGTGACACCGTTGTTCTTAGTGCGGCTGTTGGAAGTAAAGAACCAAAGGATACTAATTTCTTCCCACTAACTATTAATTATGAAGAAAAAATGTATGCAGTAGGGAAAATCCCAGGTGGATTTATTAAAAGAGAAGGTCGCCCAAGTGAACATGCAACATTAACCGCACGTTTAATTGACCGTCCGATTCGCCCAATGTTTGCTGATGGATTTCGTAATGAAGTACAAGTTACAAACGTAGTGATGTCTGTCGATCAAGAATGTACTCCTGAAATGTCAGCAATGCTAGGATCTTCCTTATCTATTTCTGTTTCAGATATCCCATTCGCTGGCCCAATTGCTGGTGTTCATGTAGGACGAGTAGATGGAGAATTCATTTTGAATCCAACTCCTGAACAAAAAGAAAAGTCTGATATTGAATTAACGGTTGCTGGAACAAAAGATGCTATCAATATGGTAGAAAGTAGCGCCCAAGTTGTTGGAGAAGAGGACATGTTAGCAGCATTGATGTTTGGACATGATGCCGTTAAAGAATTATGTGCTTTCCAAGAAAAAATTATTGCTGAAATTGGTAAAGAAAAAATGGAAGTAACTTTACTTTCCAATGATGCAGAATTAGTTTCCATTGCTGAAGAGAATTTTAGTGAAAAAATGAAAACGGCTATTTTAACAAAAGATAAAAAAGAACGAAATGATCATATCGATGCAGTTAAAACAGAAATTTTAGATTTCTTCACTGAAAAATATATGGAATCAGAAGATTTCGTGAAAATTATCAAAGAAGTAAAACAAATTACAGAAGATATTGAGAAAAATCAAGTTCGTCGTTTGATTACAGAAGATAAAATTCGTCCTGATTTCCGTAAAGTAGATGAAATCCGTTCACTAGATTCTCAAGTTGGCTTACTTCCTCGTGTTCATGGATCTGGTTTATTTACAAGAGGACAAACACAAGCTATTTCAGCTTGTACACTAGCTCCTCTAGGGGAACACCAAATCTTAGATGGATTAGGATTAGAAGAAGGAAAACGATTCATCCACCATTATAATTTCCCACAATACTCAGTTGGAAGTACAGGACGTGCAATGTCCCCAGGAAGACGTGAAATTGGTCATGGTGCATTAGGTGAACGTGCATTGAAACAAGTTATTCCAGATGAAGAGACATTCCCATACACCATTCGTCTTGTAGCCGATGTATTGGAGTCTAACGGCTCTTCTTCACAGGCAAGCATATGTGCGGGTAGTTTGGCACTAATGGACGCAGGGGTACCTATTAAGGCTCACGTAGCAGGTATCGCGATGGGGCTTGTAAAAGATGGCGAAGATTATGCAATTCTAACGGATATCCAAGGTATGGAAGATCATTTGGGAGACATGGACTTTAAAGTTGCAGGTACAAGTGAAGGAATTACGGCTTTACAAATGGATATCAAAATCCAGGGAATTACAAAAGAAATTTTGGAAGAAGCCCTTATCCAAGCACGTAAAGCACGTTTAGAAATTTTAGAGCACTTGAATTCTGTTCTTTCAGAACCCAAAACAGAACTTTCTGCATATGCACCTAAGATTGAAATGATTAAAATTAAACCTGAAAAAATTAAAGTAGTCATTGGTAAAGGCGGAGACACCATCAATGGAATCATTGAAGAAACTGGCGTGAAAATCGACATTGATCAAGATGGAAATGTCAGCATTGCTTCCTCTGATAAAACAATGATTGAAAAAGCCAAAAAGATTATTGAAGAGTTGACTCATGATGTAAAAGCTGGTGAAGTTTATGAAGGAACTGTAAAACGTGTTGAAAAATTTGGTGCCTTTGTAGAAATTACTAAAGGAAAAGATGGTTTGGTTCATATATCTGAACTTGCAAATGAGCGCGTACGTGAAGTCGAAGATGTAGTAGCTGTCGGAGATAAAGTTCAAGTGAAAGTTTTAGAGATTGATAAGCAAGGAAGAATTAATCTTTCTCGTAAAGCTTTGTTAAGTAAAGTAGAAAAAACAGAAAATTCAAAATAA